The proteins below come from a single Thermodesulfobacteriota bacterium genomic window:
- a CDS encoding 1-phosphofructokinase family hexose kinase codes for MGEALGRMLADEGLEHYPVAISGEVRESLVVLEAESGREYRLVLPGPELGEEEWRRCLELLAAWAPIPDYLVGSGSLPPGAPEDFWARVARVAARSGARMVLDTSGPALAEALEHGVYLAKPNRAELESLVGSRLEGEEALREASREVVERGGCRVLALSLGSEGALLTWEGGHRRVRAPEVEIRSDVGAGDSFVAGMVLALARERPVEEAFCFGVAAGTAALATPGTELCRKEETEALFRQLCG; via the coding sequence ATGGGAGAGGCCCTGGGGCGGATGCTCGCCGACGAGGGCCTGGAGCACTACCCGGTGGCGATCTCCGGAGAGGTCCGGGAGAGCCTGGTGGTCCTGGAGGCCGAGTCGGGCCGCGAGTACCGGCTGGTGCTCCCGGGCCCGGAGCTCGGGGAGGAGGAGTGGCGCCGCTGCCTCGAGCTCCTGGCCGCCTGGGCTCCGATCCCGGACTACCTGGTGGGGAGCGGCAGCCTTCCTCCCGGGGCTCCCGAGGACTTCTGGGCCCGAGTCGCCCGAGTGGCCGCCAGGTCGGGAGCCCGCATGGTGTTGGACACGTCGGGCCCGGCCTTGGCAGAGGCCCTGGAGCACGGGGTCTACCTGGCCAAGCCCAATCGGGCGGAGCTTGAGTCCCTGGTGGGGAGCCGCCTGGAAGGCGAGGAGGCCCTCCGGGAGGCCAGCCGGGAAGTGGTGGAGAGGGGGGGATGCCGGGTGCTGGCGCTGAGCCTGGGTTCCGAGGGCGCCCTCCTCACCTGGGAGGGCGGGCACCGGCGCGTGCGGGCGCCCGAGGTCGAGATCCGCAGCGACGTGGGGGCCGGCGACAGCTTCGTGGCGGGAATGGTCCTGGCGCTGGCCCGGGAGCGGCCGGTGGAGGAGGCCTTCTGCTTCGGGGTGGCCGCGGGCACGGCGGCGCTGGCGACTCCGGGCACCGAGCTCTGCCGGAAGGAAGAGACCGAAGCCCTCTTCCGGCAGCTGTGCGGCTAG
- a CDS encoding DUF2934 domain-containing protein, whose product MAPFRKTADEGQAQAPAKTSPAQRVRKAATPRARKAQAPAASTGGTHALDRERMIRQAAYYRAERRGFLGGSPEQDWLEAEAEVDQSLAMQAAPAGKA is encoded by the coding sequence ATGGCACCTTTCAGGAAGACCGCCGACGAAGGCCAGGCCCAAGCCCCTGCCAAGACCTCGCCGGCCCAGCGGGTTCGCAAGGCAGCTACGCCCCGCGCCCGCAAGGCGCAAGCACCCGCAGCCTCCACCGGCGGGACCCACGCCCTGGATCGGGAGCGGATGATCCGCCAGGCCGCCTACTACAGGGCGGAGCGCCGGGGCTTCCTCGGCGGCAGCCCGGAGCAGGACTGGCTGGAGGCCGAGGCCGAGGTGGACCAATCCCTCGCCATGCAGGCCGCGCCTGCAGGCAAGGCTTAG
- a CDS encoding rubredoxin-like domain-containing protein, with product MSSEQFVCLVCGYNMVGARPDRCPFCGATPDRFLTSEECSARYRVVATPVAEGVFQLRSTPELGLEHAAYRVETGRRIWWIDCPASFDRSLPPADVITFTHHHFLGASNQYREHFGCEVRIHQLDSGHDLCRGFPFDRPFVADFVEDGIEAIHRDGHTPGFSFYRFEGVLFSCDYVFLKGGRMEFNPFGPAEETRRGAQRLLAAVDGRGLHTVCGYREVTPFDTWRRQLGALLESGR from the coding sequence GTGAGCTCGGAACAGTTCGTCTGCCTGGTCTGCGGGTACAACATGGTCGGGGCGCGCCCCGACCGTTGCCCCTTCTGCGGCGCCACCCCCGACCGGTTCCTCACCAGCGAGGAGTGCTCCGCCCGCTACCGGGTGGTGGCGACTCCCGTGGCCGAGGGGGTCTTCCAGCTGCGCTCCACGCCGGAGCTGGGGCTGGAGCATGCCGCCTACCGGGTGGAGACGGGGCGTCGGATCTGGTGGATCGACTGCCCGGCGAGCTTCGACCGGAGCCTGCCGCCCGCGGACGTGATCACCTTCACCCACCACCACTTCCTCGGGGCGTCCAACCAGTACCGTGAGCACTTCGGGTGCGAGGTGCGGATCCACCAGCTCGACTCCGGCCACGACCTGTGCCGGGGCTTCCCCTTCGACCGCCCCTTCGTCGCCGACTTCGTGGAGGACGGGATCGAGGCGATCCACCGCGACGGCCACACCCCCGGCTTCAGCTTCTACCGCTTCGAGGGGGTGCTCTTCTCCTGCGACTACGTCTTCCTCAAGGGCGGCCGGATGGAGTTCAACCCCTTCGGCCCGGCGGAGGAGACCCGCCGGGGCGCCCAGCGCCTCCTCGCCGCCGTGGACGGCCGGGGCCTGCACACGGTCTGCGGCTACCGGGA
- a CDS encoding desulfoferrodoxin FeS4 iron-binding domain-containing protein produces MATRVGEAYLCEVCGNKVRVLESGDGELVCCGEPMKALGDEFQPAPATPSGP; encoded by the coding sequence ATGGCGACCAGAGTGGGAGAAGCCTACTTGTGCGAGGTCTGCGGCAACAAGGTGCGCGTCCTGGAGAGCGGGGACGGGGAGCTGGTGTGCTGCGGCGAACCGATGAAGGCGCTGGGGGACGAGTTCCAGCCCGCACCGGCCACCCCCTCCGGCCCCTGA